In Chitinophaga nivalis, a single genomic region encodes these proteins:
- the mrdA gene encoding penicillin-binding protein 2 has protein sequence MSVFNQPRKRVIQLIILGMVVLIITRLFFLQIVEKKYAKLADANAVLRKVVYPSRGIIFDRQNRSILGNDVLYDLVVTPASAKNIDTLYLCNILKIDKEEFRKRIINAIVKNGRVRQSVFAPLLAPDVFGQLQESMYLFQPGFELVPRQIRSYPYAAAANILGYIAEISPGMLKDSAYFSYNSGDYLGFTGLEKTYESVLMGKRGIQYLVKDNLNRPQGAYENGEFDSAAVAGKNLRLSLDIELQQLGEKLMKGKSGSIVAIDPQTGGILAMVSGPSFDPNLLTGSYRSANFSKLYVDTTKPLFNRAIQAMYPPGSTFKPMIALVGLDEGVITPSFGYPCGGAYYGCNRPIKCEHHDAGHAANLRLALSHSCNSYFSHVYRLSVDAGKFGGIKVGGMQKWADYMNNFGFGHRIGIDIPSEGRGLVPDKKYYDNRYKGSWNSCTSVFLGIGQGELLLTPLQMANAMCIVANRGSYYIPHFVSSIDNDDTRLLDKYKVKHDVAHISDTAYRAVINGMTDVVESGTGRVAQIEGVKVGGKTGTAENYGFVNGVRTKLKNHAMFVAFAPAENARIAIAVIVENSGYGARYAGPIAGIMMEKYLKDTLSVKRQAQMKTVIETVTIDPAMLAKSHLDSLNRAASIKQKKP, from the coding sequence ATGTCTGTATTTAATCAGCCCAGGAAAAGAGTTATACAGTTGATTATACTTGGGATGGTGGTGTTGATCATCACCCGGTTATTCTTCTTACAGATTGTGGAAAAGAAATACGCCAAGCTGGCGGATGCCAATGCTGTGCTCCGTAAGGTAGTATATCCCAGCCGGGGTATTATCTTCGACCGGCAAAACCGCAGTATCCTCGGCAACGATGTATTATATGACCTGGTAGTAACCCCCGCCAGTGCTAAAAATATAGATACCCTCTATCTGTGTAATATTCTGAAAATAGATAAAGAAGAATTTCGAAAACGGATTATCAACGCCATCGTGAAAAATGGCCGGGTAAGACAATCTGTTTTTGCTCCCCTGCTGGCGCCTGATGTATTTGGGCAGCTGCAGGAAAGTATGTACCTGTTTCAACCCGGCTTTGAACTGGTACCCCGTCAGATCCGCTCCTATCCTTATGCGGCAGCGGCCAACATCCTGGGGTATATCGCGGAAATCTCCCCCGGTATGCTGAAAGATTCTGCCTATTTTTCCTACAACTCCGGTGATTACCTGGGTTTCACCGGTCTGGAGAAAACATATGAATCGGTGTTGATGGGAAAACGGGGTATTCAATATCTGGTAAAAGATAACCTGAACCGGCCGCAGGGCGCCTACGAAAACGGAGAGTTTGACAGCGCCGCAGTAGCAGGTAAAAACCTCCGCCTCTCCCTGGATATAGAACTGCAGCAACTGGGTGAAAAACTGATGAAGGGAAAAAGCGGCAGTATCGTTGCCATCGATCCGCAAACAGGCGGCATCCTGGCTATGGTGAGTGGCCCCAGCTTCGACCCGAACCTGCTGACAGGTTCCTATCGCAGTGCCAACTTCAGCAAATTATATGTAGATACGACCAAACCGTTATTTAACCGTGCTATTCAGGCGATGTATCCGCCGGGATCTACCTTCAAGCCGATGATTGCCCTGGTAGGCCTGGACGAAGGCGTTATCACGCCGAGCTTTGGTTACCCCTGCGGCGGTGCCTACTATGGTTGTAACCGCCCTATCAAGTGCGAGCACCACGATGCAGGACACGCCGCTAATCTGCGGCTGGCATTATCCCACTCCTGTAACTCCTACTTCTCGCATGTATACCGGTTGAGTGTAGATGCCGGCAAGTTTGGAGGTATCAAGGTAGGTGGTATGCAGAAATGGGCCGACTATATGAATAACTTCGGCTTCGGACACCGGATAGGTATCGATATCCCCAGTGAAGGAAGAGGATTGGTGCCGGATAAAAAATACTACGACAACCGTTATAAAGGAAGCTGGAACTCCTGTACTTCCGTATTTCTGGGCATCGGTCAGGGAGAGCTGCTCCTGACGCCGCTGCAAATGGCCAATGCGATGTGTATTGTGGCGAACCGCGGTTCCTACTATATTCCGCATTTTGTCAGCAGTATCGATAACGACGATACCCGTCTGCTGGATAAATACAAAGTAAAACACGATGTGGCACACATTTCCGATACAGCTTACCGTGCGGTAATCAACGGGATGACCGATGTGGTGGAAAGCGGTACCGGCCGTGTTGCGCAGATAGAAGGCGTCAAAGTGGGTGGTAAAACAGGTACGGCAGAAAACTATGGTTTTGTAAACGGAGTGAGAACCAAACTCAAGAACCACGCGATGTTTGTGGCCTTTGCCCCTGCGGAGAATGCACGTATAGCCATCGCCGTAATTGTGGAAAACTCCGGATACGGTGCCCGCTACGCCGGCCCGATTGCGGGTATTATGATGGAGAAGTACCTGAAAGATACCCTTTCCGTAAAACGGCAGGCACAGATGAAGACGGTGATAGAAACGGTGACTATTGACCCGGCTATGCTGGCGAAATCACACCTCGACTCATTGAACAGAGCTGCGTCTATCAAACAGAAAAAGCCTTAA
- a CDS encoding MBL fold metallo-hydrolase, with protein sequence MARIIPLSEGSFTVDGTKQFIPFKPGTDSMQDRPHGSLLVEIQPFLVITDRDYILLDTGLGFRNPDGVLQIHQHLIDHGINPMEITKVLMSHLHKDHSGGVSAEDPITRERTLTFPNATYYVNNEEMLYAMEHAGKSYHAEDIVLLQQRDNVIFTTGNGTIDGYIHYELTGGHCPYHQVFLIDDGEDKVFFGGDVAPQISQMKSRFAAKYDYDGKRSMELRQEFMERGKEAGWTFLFYHDTKTPFTQF encoded by the coding sequence ATGGCACGTATTATTCCATTATCAGAAGGGTCATTTACCGTAGACGGGACCAAACAATTCATTCCTTTCAAACCAGGAACAGACAGCATGCAGGATCGTCCGCATGGCTCGTTACTGGTAGAAATACAGCCGTTTCTGGTCATCACCGACCGGGACTATATTTTGCTGGATACCGGTCTGGGTTTCCGTAACCCGGACGGCGTATTACAGATTCACCAACACCTGATAGACCATGGTATTAATCCCATGGAAATCACCAAGGTGCTGATGAGCCATCTGCATAAAGATCACTCCGGCGGTGTATCGGCGGAAGACCCGATCACCCGCGAACGCACCCTCACTTTTCCCAACGCTACCTATTATGTGAATAATGAGGAAATGCTGTATGCCATGGAGCATGCCGGTAAATCCTATCACGCAGAAGATATTGTATTATTACAGCAACGGGATAATGTCATCTTCACTACCGGCAACGGTACGATCGACGGCTATATTCATTACGAACTGACCGGCGGCCACTGCCCTTATCACCAGGTATTCCTGATTGATGACGGAGAAGATAAAGTATTCTTCGGTGGAGACGTAGCCCCCCAGATATCCCAGATGAAGAGCCGCTTTGCCGCCAAATACGACTATGATGGCAAACGCAGTATGGAGCTGCGCCAGGAATTCATGGAACGCGGTAAGGAAGCCGGCTGGACATTCCTCTTCTACCATGATACCAAAACACCGTTTACACAATTCTGA
- a CDS encoding nuclear transport factor 2 family protein: MENLTAFGQAWLDAWNSHQLDDILSHYADDVVFYSPFIQQVNNDPSGCIHGKTALRAYFSRALTVYPELHFELYHILEGVSSVVLYYKSVGNRLSAEMMVLNAAGEIQEVRAHYK, from the coding sequence ATGGAAAATCTGACTGCCTTTGGCCAGGCCTGGCTCGACGCCTGGAACAGCCACCAACTCGATGACATTTTATCGCACTACGCCGATGACGTGGTATTCTACTCCCCTTTTATTCAACAGGTGAATAATGACCCTTCCGGTTGTATTCATGGTAAAACAGCCTTGCGGGCCTATTTCAGCCGGGCCCTCACGGTATATCCGGAGCTGCATTTTGAGTTGTATCATATCCTGGAAGGGGTAAGCTCTGTGGTATTGTATTATAAAAGTGTAGGCAACCGGCTGAGTGCAGAAATGATGGTGCTCAATGCAGCCGGTGAAATCCAGGAAGTACGGGCGCATTACAAATAG
- the mreD gene encoding rod shape-determining protein MreD — translation MSILLRNIIRFVLLLLIQVFVLNEVLLHQLVSPYLYMLFILALPFNLPRPVLMLMGLLMGLSLDMFMNTMGMHAAACVLIAYLRPFIINVLSPQGGFETTQKTPSMTSMGVSQFLIYAAILVFLHHTVFFTLEVFGFANPLYLLLKILLSTLASLFLIVLYELLFFSKK, via the coding sequence ATGAGTATACTGTTAAGAAATATTATCCGTTTTGTACTCCTGCTGCTGATTCAGGTGTTTGTACTCAATGAAGTACTCCTGCACCAGCTGGTGAGTCCATATCTGTATATGCTGTTTATACTGGCGCTGCCCTTTAACCTGCCGCGCCCGGTACTCATGTTAATGGGCCTGCTCATGGGCCTTTCGCTGGATATGTTTATGAATACCATGGGTATGCACGCTGCTGCCTGTGTATTGATTGCTTATTTGCGCCCGTTTATTATCAATGTGCTTTCTCCGCAGGGTGGTTTTGAAACTACCCAGAAAACGCCTTCTATGACCAGCATGGGAGTATCACAGTTCCTGATTTACGCAGCGATCCTGGTATTTCTTCACCATACTGTTTTTTTTACACTGGAAGTATTTGGGTTTGCCAACCCGCTGTACCTGTTGTTAAAAATACTCCTGTCCACCCTTGCCAGTCTTTTTCTCATCGTGCTCTATGAATTACTTTTCTTTTCAAAAAAGTAA
- a CDS encoding helix-turn-helix transcriptional regulator: MYTRYDNWSLPGQHQVTTWQEQHHSWAAYSRYLQAAAHQLYVPQTILNLVVRGEKRMYDGNKVHHLRAGDVFLIPAGSLICSEILCPQQHYSSINLVIPDNIAAYGPPRNYDDNAAGVKAALILPARQEWHPFTRSLLQHFRDAGASAPDHPAVITQLWKLMMHSPAGAHVGAMLAKNSRYPLPQVMETLSSCLPEVRLLEEVAAMGHMSTATLKRRFRKVYNCSPMHWIWEKRLQLAGFLLRTTEMTVPEIAYSTGFEDITHFYRLFRKSFLLTPLQWRKSESDLFSK, encoded by the coding sequence ATGTATACCCGGTACGATAACTGGTCGCTGCCCGGACAACACCAGGTAACCACCTGGCAGGAGCAGCACCACAGCTGGGCAGCGTATAGCCGTTACCTGCAGGCTGCCGCACATCAGTTATATGTACCTCAAACCATCCTGAACCTGGTGGTGCGGGGTGAAAAACGGATGTACGATGGCAACAAGGTACATCACCTGCGGGCCGGCGACGTATTCCTGATACCCGCCGGCTCGCTGATTTGTTCTGAAATTCTCTGCCCGCAACAACATTACAGCAGCATCAATCTGGTCATACCAGACAACATCGCGGCCTATGGCCCGCCACGCAACTACGATGACAATGCCGCCGGCGTAAAAGCAGCGCTGATACTACCCGCCCGCCAGGAATGGCATCCGTTTACCCGCTCCCTGCTGCAACACTTCCGGGATGCCGGCGCCTCCGCTCCCGATCATCCTGCCGTTATTACACAATTGTGGAAATTAATGATGCACAGTCCTGCTGGTGCACATGTGGGCGCCATGCTGGCTAAAAACAGCCGGTATCCCCTGCCCCAGGTCATGGAAACACTCAGCTCCTGCCTGCCGGAAGTGCGGTTGCTGGAAGAAGTAGCGGCTATGGGCCATATGAGTACGGCCACCCTGAAACGCCGTTTCAGAAAGGTATACAACTGCAGCCCGATGCACTGGATATGGGAAAAAAGATTGCAGCTGGCAGGTTTTCTGTTACGTACCACAGAGATGACGGTGCCGGAAATAGCCTACAGTACCGGATTTGAAGATATAACCCACTTTTACCGCCTGTTCCGGAAAAGTTTTCTGTTAACACCCCTGCAATGGCGGAAAAGCGAAAGTGATCTTTTCAGCAAATAA
- the mreC gene encoding rod shape-determining protein MreC produces the protein MRNLIIFFRRYFNFFLFLLLEVICIVLVFQNNNFQRTAYVNSANNISGRLYDKYNNVQYYFHLKATNDSLVAENMRLHNALRTSFDSMITTNGFRTDTIRKYSDDTAHKVIGTEIRRYEYFAAKVINNTLNKPVNYITIHRGSLQGIRPNMGVISTNGVVGVVRSVSDNYSVVLSMLSKSNSVSISARLGQSKEMGSVHWDGDNAGYALLKDIPKSAKVNKGDTVVTSGFSALFPENIPIGYVDGITVGDKASTSYTIRLKLATNFFNLQYVYVIENLLKEEQQRLEDSTYKLIK, from the coding sequence GTGCGAAATCTAATCATTTTCTTTAGGCGATATTTTAACTTCTTCTTATTTCTGCTGCTGGAAGTGATTTGTATTGTATTGGTATTCCAGAATAATAACTTCCAGCGAACAGCCTACGTTAACTCCGCCAATAATATCAGTGGCAGGTTATACGACAAGTATAACAATGTACAATACTACTTTCACCTGAAAGCCACCAATGACAGCCTGGTCGCTGAAAATATGCGCCTGCACAATGCGCTGCGTACCAGCTTCGACAGCATGATCACTACCAACGGTTTCAGAACAGATACCATCCGCAAATACAGCGATGACACCGCTCACAAGGTAATCGGTACTGAAATCCGCCGCTATGAATACTTTGCGGCAAAAGTGATCAACAATACACTGAATAAACCGGTTAACTATATTACCATACACCGCGGCAGCCTGCAGGGAATCCGCCCCAATATGGGCGTTATCAGCACCAATGGTGTGGTAGGCGTGGTAAGAAGCGTGAGTGATAACTACTCCGTTGTATTATCCATGCTGTCCAAATCCAACTCCGTATCCATCAGCGCCCGTCTGGGTCAAAGCAAGGAAATGGGATCGGTACACTGGGACGGCGATAATGCCGGCTATGCCCTGCTGAAGGATATTCCCAAAAGTGCGAAGGTAAACAAAGGTGATACCGTGGTAACCAGCGGTTTCTCTGCCCTGTTCCCCGAAAACATTCCCATTGGTTATGTAGATGGGATCACAGTGGGTGATAAGGCCAGTACTTCCTACACGATCCGGTTGAAATTGGCGACCAATTTCTTCAACCTGCAATATGTGTATGTGATAGAAAACCTGCTGAAGGAAGAACAACAACGATTAGAGGATTCAACGTATAAGTTGATTAAATGA
- the rodA gene encoding rod shape-determining protein RodA translates to MNRAQAKLTQGIDWPIVGLYLALVIIGIMSIFAAEYRGDDNVWQDIIHVSKNYSRQMMWFGISIVLASVIWLTDSKFFTATSNLMYAGGLLLLLLVLGIGKDVKGSHSWLVIGGFQFQPAELTKLCTNLALAKYLSSQETDFNKLRSRLIAAAIALIPAGIIILQDETGLALVYFSFFLVMFREGLPGVLLVIAFSAIVLVLSALLVDKIILFSIFTVITAIVIYFSRREIKRKRSRLLVILGVYAFCSLFVMFIVPFAFTKVLKDYQVRRIEVMLGKENDPKATYNTRQSMIAIGSGGFWGKGYLKGTQTRYDFVPEQSTDFIFCTIGEDFGFFGSVLFLGIYVALLLRIIFVAERQRSTFTRVYAYGVASIIFFHLAINIAMTIGLAPVIGIPLPLVSYGGSSLMTFTMLIFIMLRLDADRQMVLR, encoded by the coding sequence ATGAACCGCGCACAAGCCAAACTGACACAAGGGATTGACTGGCCTATAGTAGGCCTGTATCTCGCATTGGTGATTATTGGCATCATGTCTATTTTCGCTGCGGAATACCGTGGGGATGATAACGTATGGCAGGATATCATCCATGTGAGTAAGAACTATTCCCGTCAGATGATGTGGTTCGGTATCTCTATTGTACTGGCATCGGTGATCTGGCTGACCGACAGTAAGTTCTTTACGGCCACCTCCAACCTCATGTATGCCGGCGGTTTGCTCCTGCTGCTGCTGGTACTCGGTATCGGGAAGGATGTAAAAGGGTCGCATTCATGGCTGGTGATAGGCGGTTTCCAGTTTCAGCCCGCAGAGCTGACCAAGCTGTGTACCAACCTCGCCCTGGCCAAATACCTCTCCTCGCAGGAAACAGACTTCAATAAATTACGATCCCGGCTCATAGCCGCCGCCATCGCCCTGATACCGGCAGGTATTATCATCCTGCAGGATGAAACAGGACTGGCGCTGGTGTATTTCTCTTTCTTCCTGGTGATGTTCCGCGAAGGACTACCTGGTGTATTGCTGGTGATTGCCTTTTCCGCTATTGTACTGGTATTATCGGCCCTGCTGGTAGATAAGATTATCCTGTTTTCCATCTTTACGGTGATTACCGCCATTGTTATCTATTTCAGCCGGCGGGAAATAAAACGAAAGCGTTCCCGGTTATTGGTGATACTGGGCGTATATGCCTTTTGCTCGCTCTTTGTGATGTTCATCGTGCCTTTTGCGTTTACCAAAGTGCTGAAAGACTACCAGGTACGTCGTATTGAAGTAATGCTGGGAAAAGAAAATGATCCGAAAGCAACTTATAATACCCGTCAAAGTATGATTGCGATTGGCTCCGGTGGTTTCTGGGGCAAAGGATACCTGAAAGGTACCCAAACCCGCTACGACTTTGTGCCGGAACAAAGTACAGACTTTATCTTCTGTACCATCGGAGAAGATTTTGGCTTCTTCGGCAGTGTACTTTTCCTGGGCATCTATGTAGCCCTGCTCTTACGGATCATCTTTGTGGCCGAACGACAGCGATCGACCTTTACACGGGTGTATGCCTATGGGGTGGCCAGTATTATCTTCTTTCACCTGGCCATTAATATTGCCATGACCATCGGTCTGGCGCCCGTAATCGGGATTCCCCTGCCATTGGTGAGCTATGGCGGGTCCTCCCTGATGACCTTTACCATGCTGATATTTATTATGCTCCGCCTGGATGCCGACAGGCAAATGGTATTAAGATAG